The genome window ATCACCCGGCCGGAGTCCGGGGCCGTCTGAAGATCATCGCGCAGGCGTTGCTGGCGGCTCTGCTTGCGCTCGTAGCGATTCATCGTGGCCGCGTCCAGGCCGGGACGCAGGGCCAGAATCACCCCGCACACCAGGGCGATCGCCGCCCCAACCAGGCTCAGCGCCGGACCGGCGTAATGCAACGTCACCGAGGAGATTTCCGCCCACTCGGAGAGCGTCACCGGGCCCGTTTGGGTTCCGGTGGCCGTCTGTGCCCCGCCCTCCGCGCTGCTGCTGAGCAGGCTGTGCACGCGCTGGGTATCAATCTCCTGGGTCAGGGTGCGCACGGGAATCCAGGCGATCCCGGCTCCGGCCAGGGCGCACACGATGCCGACGACGCGGCGGCCGAGGCGTCGTAAAGCCAGCCCCGCCACGCAGCCCGCCGCCAGGAGCAGGGCCACGGCGGTGAGTTCCGTGGCCCAGGCAGCCCCGGTCAGGGAGGCGGAGGTGGCCCCGGATTTATCGTCAAAGGCGGCCACATCCAGCCAGGTCATGCGCGAGGCCGCCCAGTGCAATCCCGCCGCCATCGCCAGACCCAGGGCGGCCAGGCGGCCTGGTTTACGCGAGGCCGCGATGCTCATGAGCGCTCCCCCAGCAGCAAATCCGCGTCAAAGCAGGTGCGATCGCCCGTGTGGCAGGCTGCGCCCTCCTGCTCCACGGTGAGCAGCACGGTATCGCCATCGCAATCCAGGCGCACCTCGCGCACGCGCTGGGTGTGCCCGGAGGTGGCCCCCTTGATCCAGTATTCCCCGCGCGAACGCGACCAATAGGTGCCCTGCCGGGTGGCCAGGGTATGCGCCAGGGCCGCAGCGTCCATCCAGGCCAGCATGAGCACGACCCCGCTTTCCGCGTCCTGCGCCACGGCGGGCACCAGTCCGTCCGCATTGAAGCGCACCCGGCGCGCGATCTCCTCGTCCAGGGTATAGCGTTGCACCGCCGCGCTCATCGCCGCACCTCCTGGCCTGCCCGCTCCATGCCCTCCTTGACCTCCGCGATGGAGGTCACACCGAAGTGGAAGATCGAGGCCGCCAGCACGGCATCGGCCCCGGCCTCCACGGCGGGCGGGAAGTCCGCCGCGCTGCCCGCCCCGCCGGAGGCGATCACGGGAATGGTCACCGCCGCGCGCACCGCCCGGATCAATTCCAGGTCAAAGCCATCGCGGGTGCCATCGGCGTCCATCGAGTTCAGCAGGATCTCCCCCACCCCCAGGTCCTGCGCCTGGCGGGCCCACCGCACGGCATCCACGCCCGCGGAACGACGTCCCCCGTGCGTGGTCACCTCGAAGCCGGAGGGCTGCTCCGCGCTGCGGCGGGCATCCACGGAGAGCACAATGCACTGGGCGCCGAACTGCTGGGAGAGTTCCCGCAGCAACTCCGGGCGCGCCAGCGCGGCGGTATTGACCGAGACCTTATCCGCTCCGGCGCGCAGCAGGGCGCGCACGTCCTCGGCGCTGCGCACCCCGCCGCCCACGGTGAGCGGGATAAACAGGGCCTCGGCGGTGCGGCGCACCACCTCGATCATGGTGCCCCGCCCGGCGGCGGAGGCGCTCACGTCCAGGAAGGTCACCTCGTCGGCCCCCTCCCGCCCGTAGCGCGTGGCCAGTTCCACTGGGTCGCCCGCGTCCTTGAGGTCGGCAAAGTTAATGCCCTTGACCACGCGGCCTTCGTCCACATCCAGGCAGGGGATCACCCGTACCGCTAACGCCATCGGTTACCTTTCCGCTGTTTCCTTCGGGTGCTGTTGTCCCGCGTGCTGCTCCTCGTGGTATTCCACATACTGCTCCTCGTGCTGTTCCGCAGCGCACGGAGCACCCGATGATAATGCAGTCCTCATGGTACTCAGCAGCAGCGCGTGGGTGACGTGATCTCCCACCACCAGGCCGGAGGAATCCGGCGTCCAGGGCTGGCCCTCGGTATCCGTGACCACGCCCCCGGCCTCGCCCACCAGCAGGGCACCGGCGGCGTTATCCCAGGCGTGGGGGGAAAAGGAGATCGCCCCGGCAAAGATCCCCTGCGCGGCAAAGGAGAGGTCCACCCCCACCGAGCCGGTCACGCGCGGGCGCAAGTGCGTGCGGGAGAGATCAGCCAAGAGCCGGTGCCGGGCCTCGGTGGAGTATTCGCACCGCGTTTGGGAGGAGAGGGAGGAAAAACCCACCTGGGCTATGTCTTTACTGCTGTCTTTATCAGCACCGTTATCAGCGCCCTTATCCTGGGCCGCCAGCCGGGCCACGGGCGCACCATTGATCATCAGCCCGCCGCCTTCCACCGCGGTGAGCCTGCGCCCCAAAAGCGGCAGCGAACTCACCGCCAGCACCGGGCGCCGATCCACCAGCAGGCTCAACAAGATGGAGCACAGGGGGTTGCCTACCGCGTAATTGGCGGTGCCGTCGATGGGATCGATCACCCACACCGGCTCCGCGCCCAGGCTTCCGCCGCGCTCCTCCCCGTACACGGGAATCCCGGTGAGCTGAATGAGCATGGTGCGTGCGTATTCCTCAATGCGCACGTCCACGTCGGTGACGTACTCCCCCGGTGCCTTCTCGTGCCGCTCCCGCGTGCCCACGCCGCGCACAAAGAGCGCCTCGGCCTCGTCCACCACCGCCTGGGCTATGGCCAGTAGTTCTTGGGTATCCATGCGCCCTCCCTTGCGGCACCTAGAGTGTGTACAACCTTATGCGGCCTGCAAGGCCAGCGGGACGCTAATCCCCGAAAGCCTCCCCAGGCCTCTTGGCCCCATCAATCGCAGCCAACGCCGCCAGCGCCTCGCGCAGGCTAAAGGCCCCCTCGTATAGAGCCTTACCCACGATCGCGGAATCAATGCCCTCCCCGGACACCCCGGCCAGGGCGGTAATATCCGCCACCGTGGAGATGCCGCCGGAGGCGGTCACGGCGGCGTCGGTGGCCGCCGCCACCTCCCTCAGCAAGTCCACGTTCGGGCCGGTCAGCGTGCCGTCCCGGGATACGTCCGTGACCACAAAGCGCTGGCACCCCGCGGCGTCGAGGCGCTCCAGCACCTCCCAGAGATCCCCGGCGTCGGCCGCCCAACCCCGGGTCTTGGCTCGCCATTCGCCCTCGACTTCCTGGGCGGCGAGGTCGATGGCGATGAGGTCTCCGTGGCGCTCAAGCACGCGCGCGATCCACTCCGGGTTTTCTATCGCCGCCGTGCCGATGTTAATCCGCGAGGCCCCGGTGGCCAGGGCGCGCTCCAGGGAGGCATCGTCGCGGATTCCCCCGGCGAGGTCCACGGCGATGTCCAGGGTTCCGGCGATCTCCGCCAGAACCTCGTGGTTGCTGCCGCGCCCAAAGGCGGCGTCGATGTCCACCAGGTGCACCCACTGCGCGCCCTGCTCCTGCCAGGCCAGGGCGGCCTCCACCGGGCTGCCGTAGGATTTCTCCGTTCCGGCCGCCCCCTGGTGCAGGCGCACCGCCTTGCCATCGGAAATGTCTACTGCGGGCAGGAGTGTCAGGGTCATAACCACACAGTCTAACCGCGCGCTTGCGCCCCTGGCTATAACTGCTCCACCCAGTTCCGCAGCAGGCGCAGGCCCGCCTCACCGGATTTCTCCGGGTGGAACTGCGTGGCCCACAGCGGGCCGTTTTCCACCGCCGCCACAAAG of Corynebacterium sp. 21KM1197 contains these proteins:
- a CDS encoding TIGR02234 family membrane protein, which codes for MSIAASRKPGRLAALGLAMAAGLHWAASRMTWLDVAAFDDKSGATSASLTGAAWATELTAVALLLAAGCVAGLALRRLGRRVVGIVCALAGAGIAWIPVRTLTQEIDTQRVHSLLSSSAEGGAQTATGTQTGPVTLSEWAEISSVTLHYAGPALSLVGAAIALVCGVILALRPGLDAATMNRYERKQSRQQRLRDDLQTAPDSGRVMWDALDADIDPTEDSDGSARK
- the hisI gene encoding phosphoribosyl-AMP cyclohydrolase yields the protein MSAAVQRYTLDEEIARRVRFNADGLVPAVAQDAESGVVLMLAWMDAAALAHTLATRQGTYWSRSRGEYWIKGATSGHTQRVREVRLDCDGDTVLLTVEQEGAACHTGDRTCFDADLLLGERS
- the hisF gene encoding imidazole glycerol phosphate synthase subunit HisF; protein product: MALAVRVIPCLDVDEGRVVKGINFADLKDAGDPVELATRYGREGADEVTFLDVSASAAGRGTMIEVVRRTAEALFIPLTVGGGVRSAEDVRALLRAGADKVSVNTAALARPELLRELSQQFGAQCIVLSVDARRSAEQPSGFEVTTHGGRRSAGVDAVRWARQAQDLGVGEILLNSMDADGTRDGFDLELIRAVRAAVTIPVIASGGAGSAADFPPAVEAGADAVLAASIFHFGVTSIAEVKEGMERAGQEVRR
- a CDS encoding inositol monophosphatase family protein; the protein is MDTQELLAIAQAVVDEAEALFVRGVGTRERHEKAPGEYVTDVDVRIEEYARTMLIQLTGIPVYGEERGGSLGAEPVWVIDPIDGTANYAVGNPLCSILLSLLVDRRPVLAVSSLPLLGRRLTAVEGGGLMINGAPVARLAAQDKGADNGADKDSSKDIAQVGFSSLSSQTRCEYSTEARHRLLADLSRTHLRPRVTGSVGVDLSFAAQGIFAGAISFSPHAWDNAAGALLVGEAGGVVTDTEGQPWTPDSSGLVVGDHVTHALLLSTMRTALSSGAPCAAEQHEEQYVEYHEEQHAGQQHPKETAER
- the priA gene encoding bifunctional 1-(5-phosphoribosyl)-5-((5-phosphoribosylamino)methylideneamino)imidazole-4-carboxamide isomerase/phosphoribosylanthranilate isomerase PriA; translation: MTLTLLPAVDISDGKAVRLHQGAAGTEKSYGSPVEAALAWQEQGAQWVHLVDIDAAFGRGSNHEVLAEIAGTLDIAVDLAGGIRDDASLERALATGASRINIGTAAIENPEWIARVLERHGDLIAIDLAAQEVEGEWRAKTRGWAADAGDLWEVLERLDAAGCQRFVVTDVSRDGTLTGPNVDLLREVAAATDAAVTASGGISTVADITALAGVSGEGIDSAIVGKALYEGAFSLREALAALAAIDGAKRPGEAFGD